The Comamonas sp. GB3 AK4-5 genome includes a region encoding these proteins:
- a CDS encoding helix-turn-helix domain-containing protein, protein MASLLACRPPRWMGLGTLRACDFGAPDLSFLDAEVQAQQVLMAGHVQALQLQRGLWLHGVEASDLCTLRSSVPAEPGLHLVVLLEGRVDVAFGGQRLQMQVDPLAGPQTGACGAVVHSRPGDAFVRRWQRGKYERKLSLSVEPCWLEAQTLDGAALPLLRHWRQHQQLVIRPWQPSVRAVAVAEQIIQLAREGKAPVLLLSRALELVHEALQSLVESGQALKAQSAPPVLGLREHQRLMRLKAVLDSETECFRPLADIARDIGLSPSALQRQFRQVFGSSMDEYRRDQRLERAWAQLEQTGRSVSEVAHAAGYTSAANFSTAFKRRYGISPKWVRGKI, encoded by the coding sequence ATGGCTTCTCTCTTGGCTTGCCGCCCGCCGCGCTGGATGGGGCTGGGCACTTTGCGCGCATGCGACTTTGGCGCGCCGGACCTCAGTTTTCTCGATGCCGAGGTCCAGGCGCAACAGGTGTTGATGGCAGGCCATGTGCAGGCCCTGCAACTGCAGCGCGGTCTGTGGTTGCATGGGGTGGAGGCCAGCGATTTGTGTACGCTGCGCTCCAGCGTACCGGCCGAACCCGGCCTGCATCTGGTGGTGCTGCTGGAAGGACGGGTGGACGTGGCCTTTGGCGGGCAGCGCCTGCAGATGCAGGTCGACCCGCTGGCAGGGCCCCAGACCGGGGCCTGCGGAGCCGTGGTGCACTCACGTCCCGGCGATGCCTTTGTGCGCCGCTGGCAGCGTGGCAAATACGAGCGCAAGCTCAGCCTGAGCGTGGAGCCCTGCTGGCTGGAGGCCCAGACCCTGGATGGGGCCGCCCTGCCATTGCTGCGCCACTGGCGTCAACACCAGCAGTTGGTCATCCGCCCATGGCAGCCTTCGGTGCGTGCCGTGGCCGTGGCCGAGCAAATCATCCAGCTGGCACGTGAAGGCAAGGCGCCGGTGCTGCTGCTCAGCCGTGCGCTGGAGCTGGTGCATGAGGCCTTGCAGTCGCTGGTGGAAAGCGGTCAGGCCCTGAAAGCACAGAGCGCCCCGCCAGTGCTGGGCCTGCGCGAGCACCAGCGCCTGATGCGGCTCAAGGCGGTGTTGGACAGCGAGACCGAGTGCTTTCGGCCCCTGGCCGATATTGCGCGGGACATCGGCCTTAGCCCCAGCGCGCTGCAACGCCAGTTTCGCCAGGTGTTTGGCAGCAGCATGGACGAGTACCGCCGCGATCAGCGCCTGGAACGCGCCTGGGCCCAGCTGGAGCAGACCGGGCGCAGCGTGTCCGAGGTTGCCCATGCGGCCGGCTATACCAGCGCGGCCAATTTCTCCACGGCCTTCAAACGGCGCTATGGCATATCGCCGAAGTGGGTGCGGGGGAAAATTTAA
- a CDS encoding siderophore-interacting protein, which produces METTWLKAQTSVLQESAGQALALIVEHMQEHDLAVRQEGELWLVDYGQGQGILWHEADGVHAIAKAPSMEGLQDMKLMLAHLILEATGGADNSLAWEGDGAALQRPPAFRLLTVLQVRDLTPHMRRVRFGCDDLARYAQDANIHCKLLFPQQGEQAPEWPTLSASGMLKLPQGDKRLDMRTYTIRAIDGAAGWLEVDFVLHADAGPGSAWATNAQPGQLVGMSGPGGRTATPADWMLLAADDTGLPAMLRVAASLPAHVCGHVFAEVHDGRDEQVVAAPAGLQWHWLHRGQARAGSLLLPALRSVTWPAQGEGHSRFVWAAGEFEAAQSIRQWARDACGLAKNEQLVVAYWRQGMSEAEFKRAA; this is translated from the coding sequence ATGGAAACGACATGGCTGAAAGCCCAGACCTCGGTGCTGCAGGAAAGCGCCGGGCAGGCCCTGGCGCTGATCGTCGAGCATATGCAGGAGCATGACCTGGCCGTGCGCCAGGAGGGCGAGCTCTGGCTGGTGGACTACGGGCAGGGCCAAGGCATTCTGTGGCACGAAGCGGACGGTGTGCATGCGATTGCCAAGGCCCCCAGCATGGAGGGTCTGCAGGACATGAAGCTCATGCTGGCCCACCTGATCCTGGAGGCCACGGGGGGCGCCGATAACTCCCTGGCATGGGAGGGCGATGGTGCGGCCCTGCAACGCCCGCCGGCCTTCAGGCTGCTCACGGTGCTGCAGGTGCGGGACCTGACCCCGCATATGCGGCGCGTGCGCTTTGGCTGTGACGACCTGGCGCGCTATGCCCAGGACGCCAACATCCACTGCAAGCTGCTGTTTCCCCAGCAGGGCGAGCAGGCCCCCGAATGGCCCACGCTGTCGGCCAGCGGCATGCTCAAGCTGCCCCAGGGCGACAAGCGCCTGGACATGCGCACCTACACCATACGGGCCATTGATGGCGCTGCGGGCTGGCTGGAGGTGGACTTTGTGCTGCACGCGGATGCCGGCCCGGGATCGGCATGGGCCACCAATGCCCAGCCCGGGCAGTTGGTGGGCATGAGCGGCCCTGGCGGGCGCACGGCCACGCCTGCCGACTGGATGCTGCTGGCTGCCGACGACACCGGTCTGCCCGCCATGCTGCGTGTGGCCGCCAGCCTGCCGGCCCATGTCTGCGGCCATGTCTTCGCGGAAGTCCACGACGGGCGCGACGAGCAAGTCGTTGCAGCCCCTGCGGGCCTGCAATGGCACTGGCTGCACCGCGGCCAGGCCAGGGCCGGCTCGCTGCTGCTGCCCGCTCTGCGCAGCGTAACTTGGCCTGCCCAGGGCGAAGGTCACAGCCGCTTTGTCTGGGCCGCAGGCGAGTTCGAGGCCGCCCAGTCCATACGCCAATGGGCGCGCGATGCATGCGGCCTGGCCAAGAACGAGCAACTGGTCGTGGCGTACTGGCGCCAGGGGATGAGCGAGGCGGAGTTCAAGCGCGCTGCCTGA
- a CDS encoding sigma-70 family RNA polymerase sigma factor, protein MSAPSSAHAQATQALYLQHHSWLVARLRRKIGCAWDAADLAQNTFLRLLTARGPALDQLAEPRAYLTTIAQRLLANHLRRRQIERAYLDALALQPEPVAPPPDVRLMVLETLVAIDRLLDGLPVVARKAFLLWRLEEMTQEQIAAQLGISRTSVRRHLAAAAEQCFFGME, encoded by the coding sequence ATGTCCGCCCCCTCTTCTGCCCACGCCCAAGCCACCCAGGCCCTGTATCTGCAGCACCACAGCTGGCTGGTGGCCAGGCTGCGCCGCAAGATCGGTTGCGCCTGGGATGCGGCCGATCTGGCGCAAAACACTTTTTTGCGACTGCTGACCGCGCGCGGGCCGGCGCTGGACCAACTGGCCGAGCCCCGCGCCTACCTCACCACGATTGCACAGCGCCTGCTGGCCAACCATCTGCGCCGCCGCCAGATCGAACGCGCCTATCTGGATGCGCTGGCCCTGCAGCCCGAGCCCGTGGCCCCACCTCCCGATGTGCGCCTGATGGTGTTGGAGACCCTGGTGGCCATAGACCGCCTGCTGGACGGCCTGCCCGTGGTGGCGCGCAAGGCTTTTTTGCTGTGGCGGTTGGAAGAGATGACGCAAGAGCAGATCGCGGCGCAGCTGGGCATCTCGCGTACCTCGGTGCGCCGGCATTTGGCAGCGGCAGCCGAGCAATGCTTCTTCGGCATGGAATAA
- a CDS encoding TonB-dependent siderophore receptor gives MSRHFFTTGAAARSTAFAAQLLCASLALYACTAQAQPAPTTSVAEARSYAIPAGPLAGALNRLGRESGVLITFSPALTAGERTQGLNGHYTVPQALAALLAGTELEAQPDASGSYALRRLATVRPTSAAGAAAATLAEVQVTAEATRSTTTEGTGSYTTRSTAAATGLTLSLRETPQSVSVLTRQQMDDQNLITLGEAVKHITGISTVSSDSDRTDLNARGFYIDTYQYDGMPTMASNDFFGTSMFDPTLYDRLEVVRGATGLMTGAGSPGASVNLVRKRASSKEFTGSASLGIGSWNHHRGAVDLSTPLTEDGRVRARIAAMAEERDSHLDRYHSRNQALLATVEADLTPATTVRIGWEHQTKRPRSVTWGGLPMVYTDGTASHWHRSFSIGADWTFWNTTNDTVYAGLEHRFDNGWSLNANISRLESDYQSKLFYLLGQPDRVTGVGVTPYVNYSRQEFNQNSGNVQATGPFDLLGRRHEAVVGLASSQSRYTYGNFASTTAALGSIFDWDGSYPEPVWGDFRALGNDRTRQNALYGAARLSVTDALKLIVGGRQTRWEAKSLTATRQHDVFTPYAGVIYDLDPTYSVYASYTDIFQPQNYQDTRGAYLDPVIGKSYEAGIKAAYLDGRLNASFAVFRINQDNVAVLDDNALVSGTANQAYRGEKGVRSKGFEAELSGELAKGWQISTGFARTLAQDAAGARLQPQRPRNLAHVFTSYRLPGAWNQLTIGAGLQWRGGTYATSTTSTGIQARRDQGSVVQADLMLGYAFTPQLSGQLNVSNLFDKHYYDFAGSQIYYGAPRKAMLTLKYHF, from the coding sequence ATGAGCCGCCACTTTTTCACCACCGGAGCTGCCGCACGCAGCACCGCCTTTGCTGCGCAGCTGCTGTGCGCCAGCCTGGCCCTGTATGCCTGCACTGCACAGGCACAGCCGGCCCCGACCACATCGGTTGCCGAAGCCCGCAGCTACGCCATTCCCGCAGGCCCGCTGGCGGGTGCACTCAACCGGCTGGGGCGTGAATCCGGGGTGTTGATCACCTTCTCGCCCGCACTCACCGCAGGCGAGCGCACCCAGGGACTGAATGGCCACTACACCGTGCCGCAGGCACTGGCAGCCCTGCTGGCCGGCACCGAGCTGGAGGCCCAGCCCGATGCCAGCGGCAGCTATGCGCTACGCCGCCTTGCCACCGTGCGCCCCACGTCTGCAGCGGGCGCCGCAGCAGCCACCCTGGCCGAGGTGCAGGTAACCGCCGAAGCCACACGCAGCACCACCACCGAAGGCACGGGCAGCTACACCACGCGCAGCACTGCAGCGGCCACGGGGTTGACTCTGTCGCTGCGCGAGACACCACAGTCGGTCAGCGTGCTCACCCGCCAGCAAATGGACGACCAGAACCTCATCACGCTGGGTGAAGCGGTCAAGCACATCACGGGCATCAGCACCGTGAGCTCCGACAGCGACCGGACCGACCTCAATGCGCGCGGCTTCTATATCGATACCTACCAATACGACGGTATGCCGACCATGGCGAGCAACGACTTCTTCGGCACCTCCATGTTCGATCCCACGCTGTACGACCGCCTGGAAGTCGTGCGTGGCGCGACGGGGCTGATGACCGGTGCAGGCAGTCCGGGTGCCTCGGTCAACCTGGTGCGCAAACGCGCCAGCAGCAAGGAGTTCACCGGCTCGGCGTCGCTGGGCATCGGTTCATGGAACCACCACCGCGGCGCCGTAGACCTGTCGACCCCGTTGACCGAGGACGGGCGTGTCCGGGCCCGGATCGCGGCCATGGCCGAGGAGCGTGATTCGCACCTTGACCGCTATCACAGCCGAAACCAGGCGCTGCTGGCCACCGTGGAGGCCGACCTGACTCCTGCCACTACCGTGCGCATCGGCTGGGAGCACCAGACCAAACGCCCCCGCAGCGTGACCTGGGGCGGGCTGCCCATGGTCTATACGGACGGCACGGCCAGCCACTGGCACCGGTCCTTCAGCATCGGTGCCGACTGGACCTTCTGGAACACCACCAACGACACCGTGTATGCCGGCTTGGAGCACCGCTTTGACAACGGCTGGTCCCTCAATGCCAATATCAGCCGGCTGGAAAGCGATTACCAGTCCAAGCTCTTCTATCTGTTGGGCCAGCCCGACCGCGTCACCGGCGTGGGCGTGACCCCCTACGTCAACTACTCCCGTCAGGAGTTCAACCAGAACAGCGGCAATGTGCAGGCCACGGGGCCGTTTGATCTGCTGGGCCGCCGCCACGAGGCCGTAGTGGGGCTGGCCAGCAGCCAGTCGCGCTACACCTATGGCAACTTTGCCTCCACGACCGCAGCCTTGGGCAGCATCTTCGACTGGGACGGCTCCTACCCCGAGCCCGTATGGGGCGACTTCCGTGCGCTGGGCAACGACCGCACCCGCCAGAATGCTCTGTATGGCGCCGCGCGCCTGTCCGTGACCGATGCACTGAAGCTGATCGTCGGCGGCCGGCAGACCCGCTGGGAAGCGAAGAGCCTGACGGCCACGCGCCAGCACGACGTGTTCACACCCTATGCCGGCGTGATCTATGACCTGGATCCCACCTATTCGGTCTATGCCAGCTACACCGACATCTTCCAGCCCCAGAACTACCAGGACACCCGCGGCGCCTACCTGGACCCGGTGATAGGCAAGAGCTACGAGGCAGGCATCAAGGCCGCCTACCTGGATGGCCGCCTCAACGCATCGTTCGCCGTGTTCCGCATCAACCAGGACAACGTGGCCGTGCTGGATGACAACGCCCTGGTCAGCGGTACGGCCAACCAGGCCTACCGCGGCGAAAAAGGGGTGCGCAGCAAGGGCTTCGAGGCCGAGCTGTCAGGCGAGCTGGCCAAGGGCTGGCAGATCTCGACCGGTTTTGCACGCACCCTGGCGCAGGACGCTGCCGGCGCACGCCTGCAGCCCCAGCGGCCGCGCAACCTGGCCCATGTGTTCACCTCCTACCGCCTTCCAGGCGCGTGGAACCAGCTGACCATCGGTGCCGGCCTGCAATGGCGCGGTGGCACCTATGCCACATCCACCACCTCCACAGGCATTCAGGCACGGCGTGATCAGGGGTCGGTGGTGCAGGCCGACCTGATGCTGGGCTATGCCTTCACGCCCCAGCTCAGCGGCCAGCTCAATGTCAGCAACCTGTTCGACAAGCACTACTACGACTTTGCCGGCTCCCAGATTTACTACGGCGCACCACGCAAAGCCATGCTGACCCTGAAATACCACTTCTGA
- a CDS encoding FecR domain-containing protein, which produces MFDASTVDAANAGAPASTAPIPPTVARAAVHWLLELGEAATGPAAQRTRQQWQAWLAADPLHARAWQRIAEVDAQLRDLPTPVALQTLAAPSMGRRHAVRLAVLLSAGAGGLLAAQHSGLGQQAWQQLAADWSTATGQRREAVLADGTRVLLNTASAMDVHYTATERLIVLRAGEILVQSAPDHQPDAATGAPRPLHVRTAEGLVRAIGTRFTVHQQEGRTAVAVLQGAVELRPAQHPQRGLRLEAGEQSHFTAQEVGQAQPLQETGAAWSEGMLVADDMPLAEFLAELSRHRSGVLRCAPDAAQLRVSGSYPLADTDRVLAALTRSLPVDIHTRTRWWVTVVRRD; this is translated from the coding sequence ATGTTCGATGCAAGCACTGTGGATGCTGCGAATGCCGGCGCACCGGCAAGTACGGCGCCTATCCCGCCCACCGTGGCACGTGCGGCGGTGCACTGGCTGCTGGAGCTGGGAGAGGCAGCAACTGGACCTGCAGCCCAACGTACTCGCCAGCAGTGGCAAGCCTGGCTGGCGGCCGATCCGCTGCACGCCCGCGCCTGGCAGCGCATTGCCGAAGTGGATGCCCAGCTGCGCGACCTGCCCACGCCGGTGGCGCTGCAGACGCTGGCAGCCCCCAGCATGGGCCGCCGCCATGCCGTGCGCCTGGCCGTGCTGCTGTCTGCCGGTGCCGGCGGCCTGCTGGCTGCACAGCACAGCGGCCTGGGCCAACAAGCCTGGCAGCAGCTGGCCGCCGACTGGTCCACGGCCACCGGGCAGCGGCGCGAGGCCGTGCTGGCCGATGGCACGCGGGTGCTGCTCAACACCGCCAGCGCCATGGATGTGCACTACACGGCCACGGAGCGCCTGATCGTGCTGCGCGCAGGCGAGATCCTGGTGCAAAGTGCCCCTGACCACCAGCCGGATGCGGCCACCGGCGCACCCCGCCCCTTGCACGTGCGCACGGCAGAAGGCCTGGTGCGCGCCATAGGCACGCGTTTTACCGTGCACCAGCAGGAGGGCCGCACGGCCGTGGCCGTGCTCCAGGGCGCGGTGGAGCTACGGCCCGCCCAGCACCCGCAACGCGGCCTGCGGCTGGAGGCTGGTGAACAAAGCCATTTCACGGCCCAGGAGGTGGGCCAGGCCCAGCCCCTGCAGGAAACCGGCGCCGCCTGGAGCGAGGGCATGCTGGTGGCCGACGACATGCCCCTGGCCGAGTTTCTGGCCGAGCTGTCCCGCCACCGCAGCGGCGTGCTGCGCTGCGCGCCCGATGCGGCGCAGCTGCGCGTTTCCGGCTCCTACCCCCTGGCTGATACCGACCGCGTGCTGGCCGCGCTCACACGCTCGTTGCCGGTGGACATCCACACCCGTACCCGCTGGTGGGTGACGGTGGTGCGGCGCGACTGA
- a CDS encoding TonB-dependent siderophore receptor, producing the protein MTASSTSASPALHPIAQASLACLLALAAGASSYTPSARAQQPAAATARSYHIAPGPLGPALSAFAGQSGVSLSFTPEQTQALRTSGLQGKFNVEQGFAQLLAGTGLRAVAASGGGYMLQTAPAVRSASPSSTSPALQEVTVQAQAERSDGSTEGTGRYTAAGPSAAATGLALTLRETPQSVTVFTRQRMEDFKLQTLTEVMEQTPGLTVSRQSQWATFNVRGTTANLQVDGSRQLSSGWGFNTHTLYSADDLADIDRVEVLKGSSGLMNGDGNYGATINLIRKRPTKDFQAHVEASTGSWDSYRADADIAGPLNAEGSLRGRLVVSEKRAHNFRDFERSSGRLLYGTLEYELTPDTLVSAGLTYRERTLRGSSATTPIQAYSGSGAFVGWMPRSYNNGARWAGYDQKGINLFSRVEHNFGRGWKAKLQLVHEEIEVPDQLLGYMNNAIPGLVNYGRYQDNTTRNQSLQLDVQGPFTLFGREHDLLLGAGASKSRIKLLRGDGGNTTLGALGLDYAQGGGMLARPDMDGLNYSNDLFSRKRNYVYAAGRFNLADPLKLIVGARATNYDQKDVSDVSWYNYKLRERGVVTPYAGVVVDVARDISLYASYASIFQAQSAKDANERSLPPEEGKTYELGAKGEFFDKRLNASAAYFWMKTDNTAETVGQTPNGETISRAVSGASRRGWELELSGELARGWQAQGGVVMNSSTLNTASTTPKYQFKLGTTYQFRDSALQGLTVGAATRWQSAISASRGTATLRQDAYWLLDLMARYQIDRHWSVAANVNNAFDKRYFSGVTNFNAQGLFYTWGAPRSLNVSARYDF; encoded by the coding sequence ATGACTGCATCTTCCACCTCCGCCTCCCCCGCATTGCATCCCATAGCCCAGGCCTCCCTGGCCTGCCTGCTGGCCTTGGCGGCCGGCGCCAGCAGCTACACCCCATCTGCCCGGGCCCAGCAGCCCGCAGCGGCCACGGCACGCAGCTACCATATCGCCCCTGGCCCGCTGGGCCCGGCCCTGTCGGCCTTTGCCGGCCAATCCGGTGTGTCGCTGTCCTTCACGCCGGAACAAACCCAGGCGCTACGCACCAGCGGCCTGCAAGGTAAGTTCAACGTAGAGCAAGGCTTTGCCCAGTTGTTGGCCGGCACCGGCCTGCGGGCCGTGGCGGCATCCGGCGGCGGCTACATGCTGCAGACCGCGCCCGCCGTGCGCTCTGCCTCCCCATCGTCCACCTCGCCCGCCTTGCAGGAAGTGACAGTGCAGGCCCAGGCTGAACGCAGCGACGGCAGCACCGAAGGCACGGGCCGCTACACCGCCGCCGGCCCCAGCGCTGCAGCCACCGGCCTGGCACTGACGCTGCGCGAGACACCACAGTCCGTCACGGTGTTCACCCGCCAGCGCATGGAAGACTTCAAGCTGCAGACCTTGACCGAGGTGATGGAGCAGACCCCGGGCCTGACGGTGAGCCGCCAGAGCCAATGGGCCACCTTCAACGTGCGCGGCACCACCGCCAACCTGCAGGTGGACGGCTCGCGCCAACTCTCCAGTGGCTGGGGTTTCAACACCCACACGCTCTACAGCGCGGACGACCTGGCTGACATCGACCGTGTCGAGGTGCTCAAGGGCTCTTCGGGCCTCATGAATGGCGACGGCAACTATGGCGCCACCATCAACCTGATCCGCAAGCGCCCCACCAAGGATTTCCAGGCCCATGTGGAAGCCAGCACCGGCAGCTGGGACAGCTACCGCGCCGATGCCGACATTGCCGGCCCGCTGAATGCCGAAGGCAGTCTGCGCGGGCGCCTGGTGGTGTCAGAAAAACGTGCTCACAACTTCCGCGACTTCGAGCGCTCCAGCGGCAGATTGCTGTATGGCACGCTGGAGTACGAGCTGACACCCGACACCCTGGTCAGCGCAGGCCTCACCTACCGCGAGCGCACGCTGCGCGGCTCCAGTGCCACCACGCCCATACAGGCCTATTCCGGCTCCGGTGCCTTCGTGGGCTGGATGCCGCGCTCCTACAACAACGGCGCACGCTGGGCCGGCTACGACCAAAAAGGCATCAATCTGTTCTCCCGCGTGGAACACAACTTTGGCCGAGGCTGGAAAGCCAAGCTGCAGCTGGTGCATGAAGAAATCGAGGTGCCCGACCAGTTGCTGGGCTATATGAACAACGCCATCCCCGGCTTGGTGAACTATGGCCGTTATCAGGACAACACCACGCGCAACCAAAGCCTGCAGCTGGATGTGCAAGGGCCGTTCACGCTGTTCGGCCGCGAGCATGACCTGCTGCTGGGTGCCGGCGCCTCCAAGAGCCGCATCAAGCTGCTGCGTGGCGATGGCGGCAACACCACGCTGGGTGCCCTCGGCCTGGACTATGCACAAGGCGGCGGCATGCTGGCCAGGCCCGATATGGACGGCCTGAACTACTCCAACGATCTGTTCAGCCGCAAGCGCAACTACGTCTATGCCGCAGGCCGCTTCAACCTGGCCGATCCGCTCAAGCTCATCGTCGGCGCGCGCGCCACCAACTACGACCAGAAAGACGTCTCCGATGTCAGCTGGTACAACTACAAGCTGCGCGAGCGCGGTGTGGTCACACCTTATGCGGGTGTGGTGGTGGATGTGGCCCGCGATATATCGCTCTATGCCAGCTACGCCAGCATCTTCCAGGCCCAAAGCGCCAAGGACGCCAACGAACGCAGCCTGCCGCCGGAAGAAGGCAAAACCTACGAGCTGGGCGCCAAGGGCGAGTTCTTTGACAAGCGCCTGAACGCCAGCGCAGCCTACTTCTGGATGAAGACCGACAACACGGCCGAAACCGTGGGCCAGACACCCAATGGCGAAACCATTTCGCGCGCGGTCAGCGGAGCCTCCCGGCGCGGCTGGGAGCTGGAGCTGTCGGGCGAGCTGGCTCGCGGCTGGCAAGCCCAGGGCGGCGTGGTGATGAACAGCAGCACGCTGAACACCGCCAGCACCACACCCAAATACCAGTTCAAGCTGGGCACCACCTACCAGTTCCGGGACTCGGCCCTGCAAGGCCTGACCGTGGGCGCCGCCACGCGCTGGCAAAGCGCCATCTCCGCCAGCCGGGGCACGGCCACTTTGCGCCAGGATGCCTACTGGCTGCTGGACCTGATGGCCCGCTACCAGATCGATCGCCACTGGAGCGTGGCCGCCAATGTGAACAACGCCTTCGACAAGCGCTATTTCTCCGGCGTGACCAACTTCAATGCCCAGGGCCTGTTCTACACCTGGGGCGCACCACGCAGCCTGAACGTCAGCGCCCGCTACGACTTCTAG
- a CDS encoding TonB-dependent receptor domain-containing protein, with protein sequence MTLASAATAAWGQQASSEADAQLEAVVVTASGVQQRIKDAPASISVLTQEDLQKGNYQSVADAVRHVEGVAVVGDGPNTTDIMIRGLPGEYTLILIDGQRQNTRETMNRGTTGVQANLLPPLSAIERIEVVRGPMSSLYGADAMGGVINIITKKVPARWSGSVAGSMTLQGDHDYGNTRGGEFWLGGPIQSDVLGLQVWGKTENRSEAGNHYPAADSAFGRDNRSLGAKLTARPDSRQEIVFDVGTEDTTTETTPGRSILPSQDWSKTRHTREHYGITHNGRWSFGQSKLALYREVGKNESWPQAQNYSQREVTNTTLDGNLTLPVANHLLRLGGQYQRVALDGIRNEATVGGYPVNVNSVSLNNYALFLEDDWLLTERLTLTGGVRMDDDERHGRHWSPRLYGVYHASDALTLRGGVTTGFKAPSIRQSTAGYCMSTGGNSGFRGPLCGNPDLKPETSTTQELGLGYEWAPASRFTATLFNTNFKNKVVSFDTGKPDPMNPTSANHLYVYDNVDKVRIRGLEMGLQLPLAKALSLNANYTYTQSRRKGGTETAFDGSSLDGKPLEKTPKHMLNAQLDWQTTERLNSFARLNFMGKASYAAFRNGARGVRERGSSATLDLGGSYQLVKDVSLRFALLNLTDRKVPVDLRERNTGLSGNWMADEGRRLWVGVNASF encoded by the coding sequence ATGACCTTGGCGAGTGCCGCGACAGCGGCCTGGGGTCAGCAGGCGTCGTCGGAGGCGGATGCCCAGCTGGAGGCCGTGGTGGTCACGGCCAGCGGGGTTCAGCAGCGCATCAAGGATGCGCCGGCCTCGATCAGCGTGCTCACCCAGGAAGACCTGCAAAAGGGCAATTACCAGTCGGTGGCCGATGCTGTGCGCCATGTGGAAGGCGTGGCCGTGGTCGGGGACGGACCCAACACCACGGACATCATGATCCGCGGCCTGCCCGGCGAATACACGCTGATTCTCATCGACGGCCAGCGCCAGAACACGCGCGAGACCATGAACCGTGGCACCACGGGCGTGCAGGCCAATCTGCTGCCGCCGCTGTCGGCCATCGAGCGCATCGAGGTGGTGCGCGGCCCCATGTCCTCGCTCTATGGTGCCGATGCCATGGGTGGTGTGATCAACATCATCACCAAGAAAGTGCCGGCACGCTGGAGCGGCAGCGTGGCCGGCTCCATGACCCTGCAGGGCGACCATGACTATGGCAACACGCGCGGCGGCGAGTTCTGGCTGGGTGGCCCCATTCAAAGCGATGTGCTGGGCCTGCAGGTCTGGGGCAAGACCGAAAACCGCAGCGAGGCCGGCAACCATTACCCGGCGGCCGACAGCGCCTTTGGCCGCGACAACCGCAGCCTGGGCGCCAAGCTCACGGCGCGGCCCGACAGCCGCCAGGAAATCGTGTTCGACGTGGGTACCGAAGACACCACCACCGAAACCACACCGGGCCGCTCCATCCTGCCCAGCCAGGACTGGAGCAAGACGCGCCACACGCGCGAGCATTACGGCATCACCCACAACGGGCGCTGGAGCTTTGGTCAGAGCAAGCTGGCGCTGTACCGCGAAGTGGGCAAGAACGAGAGCTGGCCCCAGGCCCAGAACTACAGCCAGCGTGAAGTGACCAACACCACCTTGGACGGCAATCTGACCCTGCCCGTGGCCAACCACCTGCTGCGCCTGGGCGGCCAGTACCAGCGCGTGGCCCTGGATGGCATTCGCAACGAGGCCACGGTGGGCGGCTACCCGGTCAACGTCAACAGCGTCTCCCTGAACAACTATGCATTGTTCCTGGAAGACGACTGGCTGCTGACCGAACGCCTGACCCTCACCGGTGGCGTGCGCATGGATGATGACGAGCGCCATGGCCGTCACTGGTCGCCGCGCCTGTATGGCGTCTACCACGCCAGCGATGCGCTCACGCTGCGCGGCGGCGTGACCACGGGCTTCAAGGCCCCTTCCATACGCCAGAGCACGGCCGGCTATTGCATGAGCACAGGTGGGAACTCGGGCTTTCGCGGCCCGCTGTGCGGCAACCCCGACCTCAAGCCCGAAACCAGCACCACCCAGGAGCTGGGCTTGGGCTATGAATGGGCGCCGGCCAGCCGCTTCACGGCCACGCTGTTCAACACCAACTTCAAGAACAAGGTCGTGAGCTTTGACACCGGCAAGCCCGACCCCATGAACCCTACTTCCGCCAACCACCTCTATGTCTACGACAACGTGGACAAGGTGCGTATACGCGGTCTGGAAATGGGCCTGCAGCTGCCGCTGGCCAAGGCCTTGAGCCTGAATGCCAACTACACCTACACCCAGTCGCGCCGCAAGGGTGGCACGGAGACGGCGTTTGACGGTTCCTCACTGGATGGCAAGCCGCTGGAGAAAACGCCCAAGCACATGCTCAACGCCCAGCTGGACTGGCAGACCACGGAGCGTTTGAACAGCTTTGCGCGCCTGAACTTCATGGGCAAGGCCTCTTATGCCGCCTTCCGCAACGGCGCGCGCGGCGTGCGCGAGCGCGGCAGCTCGGCCACGCTGGACTTGGGCGGCAGCTACCAGCTGGTCAAGGATGTGTCGCTGCGCTTTGCCCTGCTCAATCTGACCGACCGCAAGGTGCCGGTGGATCTGCGTGAACGCAACACCGGCCTGAGCGGCAACTGGATGGCGGATGAAGGTCGACGCCTGTGGGTGGGCGTCAACGCCAGCTTCTGA